Proteins from a single region of Mailhella massiliensis:
- a CDS encoding 4Fe-4S dicluster domain-containing protein: protein MPVFTIDSEKCVNCGTCVKICPLDVFRAGETVPEICYREDCQSCFLCQIYCPKDAIKVDTIRNRPTPLPY from the coding sequence ATGCCTGTTTTTACCATTGATTCGGAAAAGTGCGTCAACTGCGGAACCTGTGTGAAAATCTGCCCTCTCGACGTGTTTCGCGCCGGTGAGACCGTGCCGGAAATCTGCTATCGCGAAGACTGCCAGTCGTGCTTCCTCTGTCAGATCTACTGCCCGAAGGACGCCATCAAGGTCGACACCATCAGAAACAGACCTACCCCCCTGCCGTATTGA
- a CDS encoding FAD-dependent oxidoreductase yields MIPKTEQKSADVLVLGGGMAGCMGACAAAMAGRSVVLVDKAWVGGSGESCFAAGDMLYFDPEQDSLQEWLERWNRNGNGMFDPEWMEWYAKSSTEIINMMNTWGMDFEKDADGRFKRKPGRGHNHAVVFPGFKMMRKLRARLEKLGVTIVDRVQVTDLLTNSGEVVGATGFHVRTGQFHIFHAKNTILSTGSCSFKGQYHGQDMESGEGNTMALRAGAEFTNMEFSNCYNSTARDFDICGMSRFQRLGGRFTNALGEAFMDRYDPVNKDGALLHILVRAMTTEVNEGRGPIYFNLKNMSAEDRELSYRIVPTFFAACKSCGIDPFEDSVEWIPGFMGSTSSGSGLTLKSFACDTTVPRLFASGDMANQGLLIGSIAGAGAVHLGWACISGFRAGEGAAKACEGTELLPLDEEQVEAVRKKTFAKLGHEGRLSIDEAIYRIQSCVIPAKYNIIRSGENLKEALTALDRIEEDIENEIIVRNTHELMLYHELCGMLTTARLTFTSALERKESRGSHYRTDYPEMKKEWNVWLKSKLKDGKIEITREPVQTEKFERYGLPVYPL; encoded by the coding sequence ATGATTCCCAAAACTGAACAGAAAAGCGCGGACGTTCTGGTTCTCGGCGGCGGCATGGCCGGATGCATGGGGGCCTGCGCTGCGGCCATGGCGGGCCGCAGCGTCGTTCTTGTCGACAAGGCATGGGTGGGAGGCAGCGGCGAAAGCTGCTTTGCCGCCGGAGACATGCTGTATTTCGATCCAGAACAGGACAGTCTTCAGGAATGGCTGGAACGCTGGAACAGAAACGGCAACGGCATGTTCGACCCGGAGTGGATGGAATGGTACGCGAAAAGTTCCACGGAAATCATCAACATGATGAACACCTGGGGCATGGATTTTGAAAAGGATGCCGACGGCAGGTTCAAACGCAAGCCCGGCCGCGGCCACAATCACGCCGTCGTCTTCCCCGGATTCAAAATGATGAGAAAACTCCGCGCCAGGCTGGAAAAACTGGGGGTGACCATTGTCGACCGCGTGCAGGTCACCGATCTGCTCACGAACAGCGGCGAAGTCGTCGGAGCGACCGGATTCCATGTCCGCACAGGGCAGTTCCATATCTTTCATGCCAAGAACACCATCCTCAGCACCGGCAGCTGCAGCTTCAAGGGGCAGTATCACGGTCAGGACATGGAATCCGGCGAAGGCAACACCATGGCTCTTCGGGCAGGAGCGGAATTCACCAACATGGAATTTTCCAACTGCTACAACTCCACGGCCAGGGATTTCGACATCTGCGGCATGAGCCGCTTCCAAAGGCTCGGCGGCAGATTCACCAACGCTCTGGGGGAAGCGTTCATGGACAGGTACGACCCTGTAAACAAGGACGGCGCCCTTCTGCACATTCTCGTACGCGCCATGACCACGGAAGTGAACGAAGGACGCGGCCCCATATACTTCAACCTAAAAAACATGAGCGCGGAAGACCGCGAACTCAGCTACCGCATCGTTCCCACCTTCTTTGCTGCCTGCAAAAGCTGCGGCATAGATCCGTTCGAGGATTCCGTCGAATGGATTCCCGGATTCATGGGGTCCACAAGTTCAGGAAGCGGACTCACGCTGAAATCCTTTGCCTGCGATACCACGGTACCCCGCCTCTTCGCTTCCGGCGACATGGCCAATCAGGGACTGCTCATCGGTTCCATTGCAGGCGCAGGAGCCGTTCATCTCGGCTGGGCCTGCATCTCCGGTTTCCGTGCCGGTGAGGGAGCCGCCAAAGCCTGCGAAGGCACGGAACTTCTGCCCCTTGATGAGGAACAGGTGGAGGCCGTCAGAAAAAAGACCTTCGCCAAGCTCGGACATGAAGGCCGTCTTTCCATCGACGAAGCCATCTACCGTATTCAGTCCTGCGTGATTCCCGCGAAATACAACATCATCCGCAGCGGGGAAAACCTGAAGGAAGCGCTGACTGCGCTTGACCGGATTGAAGAAGATATTGAAAACGAAATCATCGTCCGCAATACGCACGAGCTCATGCTGTATCATGAACTCTGCGGAATGCTGACGACGGCCCGGCTGACCTTCACCAGCGCACTGGAAAGAAAGGAAAGCCGCGGTTCCCACTACCGCACGGACTACCCCGAAATGAAGAAGGAATGGAACGTGTGGCTCAAGTCGAAGCTGAAGGACGGCAAAATCGAGATTACCAGAGAACCTGTTCAGACGGAAAAATTCGAGCGCTACGGGCTCCCCGTCTATCCGCTCTAA
- a CDS encoding sigma 54-interacting transcriptional regulator, with product MKDVFILATHRSLVQKAESLIAGGGLERIDVVFCKTVKEILAFVTEDLPGTAEVLLTMPGPALLVEGVLQDRIPILSIEYNNIDIIRGLCGALSVCPGSVALGHYKEENPRIGDIREMVGRPFMNFLFGDDDNANRNILRQVKEQGVTAVVGGGYICNIAQEMGLSVFPLEVNLATLRKTIRNALSIADTRRFARYSRRNTDMILKYQAEAVMTVNSENRVTFFNKSAEHIFGMAGETALGKLSTQVLPDNRFAEVLADRSPVENFLHALPHMDILGDYRPVLDNGIVIGAVGTFSPMTEIQKKEELVRKYYTPKNAGPRFSFDDFQGDTPRFRALLDKARCFALTDETVLITGESGTGKEVMASSIHNASRRHDKPFLAINCASIPATLMESELFGYEPGAFTGGRKNGAPGMFESAHGGTLFLDEIGEMPFELQAKLLRVIQERRVRRIGSSRELPVDVRIVAATNKILEHEVAQHRFRVDLYYRLNILHIHMLPLRDYADNISDIAGNMLSRLAPESSYADQKHLRNLLKKLNSYDWPGNMRELENMVRRYAALSPYLRRPVSLGDIFTRPDLQEKTIGSVSSRKDQELQRIREAFDRLHGNRTQIARELGISRSTLWRKLKMLH from the coding sequence ATGAAGGACGTTTTTATTCTCGCCACACATCGGTCGCTGGTACAGAAAGCGGAAAGCCTCATTGCCGGGGGCGGACTTGAGCGGATTGATGTCGTCTTCTGCAAAACGGTGAAGGAAATACTTGCGTTCGTGACGGAGGATCTTCCGGGAACGGCGGAGGTCCTCCTCACCATGCCCGGACCGGCGCTGCTTGTGGAAGGTGTCCTTCAGGACAGGATTCCCATTCTGTCCATAGAATACAATAACATCGACATCATCCGAGGCCTTTGCGGCGCGCTTTCCGTCTGCCCGGGAAGCGTGGCGCTCGGCCATTATAAGGAAGAGAATCCCCGCATCGGAGATATCCGGGAAATGGTCGGTCGCCCGTTCATGAATTTTCTTTTCGGCGACGACGACAACGCCAACAGAAATATTCTCCGGCAGGTCAAAGAGCAGGGCGTTACGGCCGTGGTCGGAGGAGGCTATATCTGCAATATTGCGCAGGAGATGGGGCTTTCCGTCTTTCCGCTGGAAGTCAACCTCGCCACACTGCGGAAAACCATACGAAATGCGCTTTCCATTGCCGATACAAGACGATTCGCCCGCTACTCCCGGCGCAATACCGACATGATTCTGAAGTATCAGGCGGAAGCCGTCATGACGGTCAACAGCGAAAACAGGGTGACATTCTTCAACAAGAGTGCCGAACACATATTCGGTATGGCCGGTGAAACGGCGCTCGGGAAGCTTTCCACACAGGTGCTTCCCGACAACCGTTTCGCGGAAGTGCTGGCGGACCGGTCCCCTGTGGAAAACTTTCTTCATGCGCTGCCGCACATGGATATTCTCGGTGATTACCGGCCGGTGCTGGATAACGGCATCGTTATCGGAGCTGTGGGAACCTTCAGTCCCATGACGGAAATTCAGAAGAAAGAGGAACTCGTCAGAAAATACTACACGCCGAAAAACGCGGGGCCGCGCTTTTCATTCGATGATTTTCAGGGCGATACTCCCCGCTTTCGTGCGCTGCTGGACAAAGCCCGCTGCTTTGCCCTGACGGATGAAACGGTTCTCATTACAGGGGAAAGCGGTACGGGCAAGGAGGTGATGGCCAGCAGCATACATAACGCCAGCAGGCGGCATGACAAGCCTTTTCTTGCCATCAACTGCGCGTCTATTCCCGCAACGCTTATGGAAAGCGAGTTGTTCGGCTATGAACCCGGAGCCTTTACCGGCGGCAGAAAAAACGGCGCGCCCGGCATGTTCGAGTCGGCTCACGGCGGAACGCTGTTCCTTGACGAAATAGGAGAAATGCCCTTTGAGCTTCAGGCAAAGCTGCTGCGCGTCATTCAGGAACGAAGGGTGCGCAGGATAGGTTCATCGCGGGAACTCCCTGTTGATGTCCGTATCGTCGCCGCCACCAACAAGATTCTGGAACATGAGGTGGCGCAGCACAGATTCAGAGTCGATCTGTACTACAGGCTGAATATTCTTCATATTCACATGCTGCCTTTGCGTGACTATGCCGACAATATAAGCGATATTGCCGGAAACATGCTTTCCCGGCTGGCTCCGGAGTCTTCCTATGCCGATCAGAAGCATTTGCGGAACCTGCTGAAAAAGCTGAATTCCTACGACTGGCCCGGAAATATGCGGGAACTTGAGAATATGGTGCGGCGTTATGCGGCGCTCAGCCCCTACCTGAGGCGTCCCGTCAGCCTCGGCGATATCTTTACCCGACCCGACCTTCAGGAAAAAACGATCGGCTCCGTGTCTTCCCGCAAGGATCAGGAACTGCAGAGAATACGGGAAGCCTTCGACAGACTGCACGGAAACAGAACACAGATAGCCCGGGAACTGGGGATTTCCCGCTCCACGCTCTGGAGAAAACTGAAGATGCTTCATTGA
- the tnpA gene encoding IS200/IS605 family transposase, with protein sequence MNDQSLNHTRWSCKYHIVFAPKFRRKLVYGRYRRTIGEIPRKLCEYKGIEIVEANACVDHIHMCVKIPPKYSVAQIMGYLKGKSSLMIFESFPHLRYKFGNRHFWCTGYFVSTVGVNEATIIKYVREQEERDKITDQYSLVERPVSSFTSSRK encoded by the coding sequence ATGAATGACCAGAGTTTAAACCATACCCGTTGGAGCTGCAAGTATCACATTGTTTTCGCTCCGAAATTCAGACGCAAGCTGGTATACGGAAGGTATCGCAGAACGATCGGCGAAATTCCGAGAAAACTGTGTGAATACAAAGGAATAGAGATAGTGGAAGCAAATGCGTGTGTGGACCATATTCATATGTGCGTCAAGATTCCGCCCAAGTATAGCGTGGCGCAGATCATGGGGTATTTGAAAGGGAAGAGTTCTTTGATGATATTCGAGAGTTTTCCGCATCTGCGCTACAAGTTCGGCAATCGCCATTTCTGGTGTACCGGTTATTTTGTCAGCACGGTGGGAGTAAATGAGGCGACCATCATCAAATATGTGAGGGAGCAGGAAGAACGAGACAAAATAACAGACCAGTATAGCCTGGTAGAACGGCCCGTCAGCTCGTTTACGAGCAGCAGAAAATAA
- a CDS encoding DUF1653 domain-containing protein, with the protein MSEFNPRPPFKAGDIVRHFKHERCPADSPMYTYKILGFATHSETRETLVIYEARYDLKENDALKVFARPLDMFMSEVDKTKYPDVRQRYRFERMD; encoded by the coding sequence ATGTCAGAATTCAATCCCCGCCCGCCCTTCAAGGCCGGTGACATCGTCCGCCACTTCAAGCACGAACGCTGCCCCGCCGATTCCCCCATGTACACCTATAAAATACTGGGCTTTGCCACGCATTCCGAAACGAGGGAAACGCTGGTGATCTATGAAGCCCGCTATGACCTGAAAGAAAACGACGCTCTCAAGGTTTTTGCAAGGCCTCTCGATATGTTCATGTCTGAGGTGGATAAAACAAAGTATCCAGATGTCAGACAGCGGTATCGTTTTGAACGCATGGACTGA
- a CDS encoding AAA family ATPase, which produces MFLEGADQIQSADSPEAMYARRRAAHWILNMAEESPVLDTALFRCVHWICGSLRSVLEDVERRISTLESRAGRAAHHAVLEELGKDAHHHVEGCSILADEHPYVCSYCWEQIQKQCRHVAENRNVSLAVEYIVAGNELNRVFGLDEDGIAVCEFAFILQHFPELKMYFAAGLGIFGPGGLRLMAQMLSMSQDILSDHLGMLLCFGILEYDKDRSFHLIPAVSAFWSSRFSVDASFFCSAFKDDLLPLKSFRVPGEEVRHVCRLLKEHVDFSVNILLYGPSGSGKKTFAHSLAKNIGMKVCLVSSRGKNSEGECRASFLACLHRASLQKGTLIVVDGAERLLSTDFDVEGVSGSQRKNTADMIFAFEKSGQKIVWITDDVEKIEPSVRRRFIYSIHFESLGVRERVEMWRHVLKRQGLSRRFDKSYMTGLAMKYPVQAEVVQSAIIQASSLYPSGNRFYTALDRILKAHLALQHGGRLSSKKVYGAVSDFTLNGVCMEENISVFMERCQRMDAAMRSGKVLRPGCGTMLFYGPPGTGKTALARFVAETLNRECIVKRASDLLSPFVGVSEQQVAEVFGEMEKNGAVLVIDEVDSFLYSRDGVHHSWEITLVNEFLTSLEECHGFCICTTNRREYLDKAAMRRFSYKLKFCYADFSRVKALYRKLLAPLCKAPMSEALWLRLSNMRYLTPGDFHAVRAKYDPLFTKPEEITHELLVQALSHEMSLKMDSKEQTLDIVID; this is translated from the coding sequence ATGTTCCTTGAAGGTGCAGATCAAATCCAGTCCGCAGACAGCCCTGAAGCCATGTATGCCAGGCGCAGGGCCGCACATTGGATTCTTAATATGGCGGAGGAATCGCCGGTTCTTGATACCGCTCTTTTTCGATGTGTGCATTGGATATGCGGAAGTCTTCGATCCGTTCTCGAAGATGTGGAGAGACGAATTTCAACGCTCGAAAGCAGGGCGGGCAGAGCCGCACATCATGCCGTTCTGGAAGAACTCGGCAAGGATGCACATCATCATGTGGAAGGGTGCAGCATTCTTGCGGATGAACATCCGTATGTCTGTTCGTACTGCTGGGAGCAGATTCAAAAGCAATGTCGTCACGTTGCAGAGAACAGGAATGTTTCTCTGGCTGTGGAATATATTGTGGCGGGAAACGAACTGAATCGGGTATTCGGTCTTGATGAAGATGGCATCGCTGTTTGCGAGTTTGCGTTTATTCTTCAACATTTTCCTGAGCTTAAAATGTATTTTGCTGCCGGTCTTGGCATATTCGGGCCGGGCGGCCTCCGGCTGATGGCACAGATGTTGAGCATGTCACAGGATATCCTGTCGGATCATCTTGGTATGTTGCTTTGTTTTGGCATACTCGAGTATGATAAAGATCGTTCTTTTCATCTGATACCGGCGGTCAGTGCCTTCTGGTCGTCACGGTTTTCTGTGGACGCTTCCTTCTTCTGCAGCGCCTTCAAAGACGATCTGCTGCCGCTTAAGTCTTTCCGCGTTCCCGGTGAAGAAGTGCGTCATGTATGCCGTTTATTGAAAGAGCACGTTGATTTTTCAGTGAATATTCTGCTTTATGGTCCATCAGGATCCGGTAAAAAGACATTTGCGCACAGTCTGGCAAAAAATATTGGAATGAAGGTCTGCCTTGTCAGCAGCCGAGGAAAAAACAGCGAGGGGGAATGCCGGGCTTCGTTTCTGGCCTGCCTGCATAGGGCGTCTTTGCAGAAGGGAACCCTTATTGTCGTGGATGGCGCTGAACGACTGCTCAGTACGGATTTTGATGTTGAGGGTGTTTCCGGTAGTCAAAGAAAAAATACAGCGGATATGATCTTCGCTTTTGAGAAGTCCGGCCAGAAAATAGTGTGGATTACAGATGATGTGGAGAAAATTGAGCCGTCGGTCAGACGTCGTTTCATATACAGTATACATTTTGAGTCGCTGGGGGTACGGGAACGCGTAGAGATGTGGCGCCATGTACTGAAAAGGCAGGGGTTGTCCCGGCGTTTTGATAAATCATACATGACAGGCCTTGCCATGAAATATCCTGTACAGGCAGAAGTCGTACAGAGCGCTATTATACAGGCATCTTCCTTGTATCCTTCAGGAAATAGATTTTATACTGCGCTTGATCGCATTCTTAAAGCGCATCTTGCTCTGCAACATGGAGGAAGGCTTTCTTCAAAAAAAGTATACGGAGCCGTTTCTGATTTTACATTAAATGGCGTATGTATGGAGGAAAATATTTCTGTATTCATGGAGCGCTGTCAGCGTATGGATGCAGCCATGCGTTCTGGCAAAGTGCTGCGTCCGGGATGCGGAACCATGCTTTTCTATGGTCCGCCCGGTACGGGGAAGACGGCACTGGCCCGTTTTGTTGCGGAAACCTTGAATCGTGAATGTATCGTGAAGCGTGCCAGCGATCTGTTAAGTCCTTTTGTCGGAGTGAGTGAACAGCAGGTGGCGGAAGTTTTTGGCGAAATGGAAAAAAACGGTGCCGTGCTGGTCATAGATGAGGTGGATTCGTTTCTTTATTCGCGTGACGGAGTACACCATTCCTGGGAAATTACCCTGGTCAACGAGTTTCTTACTTCATTGGAGGAGTGCCATGGCTTTTGCATATGCACTACGAACAGGAGAGAGTATCTCGATAAGGCGGCAATGCGGAGATTTTCGTATAAATTAAAGTTCTGCTATGCTGATTTTTCCCGCGTGAAAGCTCTGTACCGCAAACTTCTTGCTCCTTTGTGTAAAGCACCGATGTCCGAAGCTCTTTGGCTGAGGCTCTCAAACATGCGATACCTTACCCCCGGCGACTTTCATGCCGTACGGGCAAAATATGATCCCCTTTTTACAAAACCGGAAGAGATTACTCATGAACTTCTTGTACAGGCGCTCTCTCATGAGATGTCTCTGAAAATGGATTCAAAAGAGCAGACTTTGGACATTGTCATTGATTAA
- a CDS encoding Fic family protein yields MSLTESLSRIDELQTQINSLRPLNEAEAASLREYYKIGLTYSSNALEGNTLTESETKVVLEDGLTIGGRPLRDHLEAVGHAAAFDYVCSLQRSTGFSEQDILTLHRLFFCKIQEEQAGVYRGSRIFVTGSAHKFPSPEEVPALMKEFVEQAPRWREMYHPVEYAARLHQRLVAIHPFVDGNGRVARLLMNLALLQSGHLVTVIPPVLRSEYIETLETSHRHMTPFILFLCRCQIEAQKEYLRLLKD; encoded by the coding sequence ATGTCACTGACGGAATCACTCTCTCGGATCGACGAACTTCAGACGCAGATCAACAGTCTGAGGCCTCTGAACGAAGCAGAAGCTGCCTCTCTGCGCGAATACTACAAAATAGGCCTCACCTACAGCAGCAACGCACTGGAAGGCAACACGCTCACTGAGTCGGAAACCAAGGTGGTTCTGGAAGACGGCCTCACCATTGGCGGGAGGCCGCTGCGCGATCATCTTGAAGCCGTCGGCCATGCCGCCGCCTTTGACTACGTCTGCTCGCTCCAACGCAGCACGGGATTCTCCGAACAGGATATTCTCACCCTGCACCGGCTGTTTTTCTGCAAAATTCAGGAAGAACAGGCCGGTGTCTACAGAGGAAGCCGCATCTTCGTGACGGGCTCTGCCCACAAGTTTCCGAGTCCCGAAGAAGTGCCGGCTCTCATGAAGGAATTCGTGGAGCAGGCGCCGCGATGGAGGGAGATGTATCATCCTGTCGAATACGCAGCTCGCCTTCATCAGCGGCTTGTGGCCATCCATCCTTTTGTTGACGGCAACGGTCGAGTAGCAAGGCTGCTCATGAATCTGGCGCTGCTTCAGAGCGGCCATCTGGTCACAGTCATTCCCCCTGTGCTCCGCTCGGAATACATTGAGACTCTGGAAACGTCCCACCGACACATGACGCCTTTCATCCTGTTCCTCTGCCGCTGCCAGATTGAAGCTCAAAAAGAATACCTGCGGCTGCTGAAGGACTAA
- the ggt gene encoding gamma-glutamyltransferase, with amino-acid sequence MFSLSKPCGALKLAVMALCMGTCSVASAAQDPLRSFDPLYYPYPAQRNVVYGSRGMVATSNPLAAQAGLEVLKKGGNAVDAAIATAAALTVVEPTSNGIGSDNFSILWVNGKMYGINGSGRSPKAMNLDVFKGEKKISTLGWKAVTVPAAPKTWAVLAKKFGKLPLSESLAPAISYARDGFTVQPTVAQFWNLRGPMYIAQKDPQFQGWKDTFSKNGKLPKAGELWKLPDHARTLELIGKTNAEAFYTGEIAKKIVEFSKATGGYITAEDLAAVDPEWVEPLSVNYHGYDVWELPPNGQGITALMALNILNGYHFDHRGPETAHVQIEAMKLAFADTLKYVADPRVSKVPVKEMLSTEYAAKRRALITDKAQQPVAGDFKQSGTVYLCTADGEGNMVSFIQSNYGGFGSGVVVPGTGISLNNRGCSFSLDPKHPNAVAPEKRPYNTIIPGFVTKDGKAVGPFGVMGGFMQPQGHVQVLMNCIDFGMNPQQALDAPRWQWMRDKKVVVEGSYPVEDLRKLERMGHDISYDTLAGDFGRGEIIWRMEDGTLAGGTESRTDGCVATW; translated from the coding sequence ATGTTTTCACTCTCCAAACCCTGCGGTGCGCTGAAGCTTGCCGTGATGGCTCTCTGCATGGGAACCTGTTCGGTCGCTTCCGCCGCTCAGGATCCGCTGAGATCTTTTGACCCGCTCTATTATCCCTATCCGGCACAGAGAAATGTCGTTTACGGGTCCAGGGGCATGGTCGCCACTTCCAATCCTCTTGCCGCGCAGGCCGGCCTTGAAGTGCTGAAAAAAGGTGGCAACGCCGTGGATGCGGCCATCGCCACGGCCGCGGCCCTGACGGTTGTCGAGCCCACCAGCAACGGCATAGGAAGCGACAACTTCTCCATCCTCTGGGTGAACGGAAAGATGTACGGCATCAACGGCAGCGGCCGCTCTCCCAAAGCCATGAACCTCGACGTGTTCAAAGGTGAAAAGAAGATTTCCACCCTCGGCTGGAAGGCCGTAACCGTCCCCGCAGCCCCGAAGACGTGGGCCGTTCTGGCGAAGAAGTTCGGCAAGCTCCCGCTCTCCGAATCTCTGGCCCCTGCAATAAGCTATGCCCGCGACGGCTTCACCGTCCAGCCCACGGTGGCGCAGTTCTGGAATCTGAGAGGCCCCATGTATATCGCGCAGAAGGATCCCCAGTTCCAGGGCTGGAAGGATACCTTCTCCAAAAACGGCAAGCTGCCCAAGGCCGGTGAACTCTGGAAACTGCCCGATCATGCCCGCACGCTCGAGCTTATCGGAAAAACCAACGCCGAAGCCTTTTATACCGGAGAAATCGCAAAGAAAATTGTGGAATTCTCCAAGGCCACCGGCGGCTATATCACTGCTGAAGACCTCGCGGCCGTAGATCCCGAATGGGTGGAACCCCTCAGCGTCAACTACCACGGCTATGACGTATGGGAACTGCCCCCGAACGGACAGGGCATTACCGCCCTCATGGCGCTGAACATTCTCAACGGGTATCATTTCGACCATCGCGGCCCCGAAACCGCTCATGTGCAGATTGAAGCCATGAAACTGGCGTTTGCCGATACCCTGAAGTACGTCGCCGATCCCCGCGTGAGCAAGGTTCCCGTGAAGGAAATGCTCTCCACCGAATACGCCGCCAAGAGACGCGCTCTCATTACCGACAAGGCTCAGCAGCCCGTAGCCGGGGACTTCAAGCAGAGCGGTACCGTGTACCTGTGCACCGCCGACGGCGAAGGCAACATGGTATCCTTCATTCAGAGCAACTACGGCGGCTTCGGTTCCGGCGTGGTCGTTCCCGGCACCGGCATCTCTCTGAACAACCGCGGGTGCAGCTTCTCCCTTGATCCCAAGCATCCCAATGCCGTGGCGCCGGAAAAGCGCCCCTACAACACCATTATCCCCGGCTTTGTCACCAAGGACGGCAAGGCTGTCGGTCCTTTCGGCGTCATGGGCGGCTTCATGCAGCCTCAGGGGCATGTGCAGGTTCTCATGAACTGCATCGACTTCGGCATGAATCCCCAGCAGGCCCTCGACGCACCCCGCTGGCAGTGGATGCGCGACAAGAAGGTTGTGGTGGAAGGAAGCTACCCTGTGGAAGACCTCCGCAAGCTCGAACGCATGGGACACGATATCAGCTATGATACTCTGGCCGGTGACTTCGGTCGAGGCGAAATTATCTGGCGCATGGAAGACGGTACCCTTGCAGGCGGTACCGAATCCCGTACTGACGGCTGCGTAGCCACCTGGTAA
- the icd gene encoding NADP-dependent isocitrate dehydrogenase, with protein MKHTVYWIEGDGIGPEIWNVTRPVLDAAMKAATSGEHEIEWIELLAGEKAMKKTGSPLPQETLDTLGRASVAIKGPLGTPVGGGIRSLNVAMRQAFDLYACIRPVSWFQGISTPVKHPELVNMVIFRENTEDVYAGIEYQAGTPEAEKLGAFLRSEFGAKVREGSALGIKPMSAFCSKRLVRSAIRYAIDHKLPSVTLVHKGNIMKFTEGGFRAWGYEVAREEFGDITIPEKEATPENSRGKIIIKDRIADAMFQEALLHPDQYSVLALPNLNGDYISDALAAQVGGLGMAPGVNMSDRLALFEATHGTAPTAAGKDIANPGSLLLSGALMLEHMGFAEAADKVRSAILAAIASKTVTPDLAAEMPGAQAVSCSKFGEILLKNIH; from the coding sequence ATGAAACACACGGTTTACTGGATTGAAGGCGACGGCATAGGCCCGGAAATATGGAATGTGACCCGTCCCGTGCTGGATGCCGCCATGAAGGCAGCCACCAGCGGCGAACACGAAATAGAATGGATCGAACTTCTGGCAGGCGAAAAGGCCATGAAGAAGACGGGTTCCCCCCTGCCCCAGGAAACTCTCGACACGCTGGGCAGGGCTTCCGTCGCCATCAAGGGACCACTGGGAACGCCCGTGGGCGGCGGTATCCGCAGTCTCAACGTGGCCATGCGTCAGGCCTTTGACCTTTATGCCTGCATCCGTCCGGTAAGCTGGTTCCAGGGAATCAGCACTCCGGTGAAGCACCCTGAACTGGTCAATATGGTCATTTTCCGTGAAAATACCGAAGACGTGTACGCAGGCATTGAATACCAGGCCGGTACCCCGGAAGCGGAAAAGCTGGGAGCATTTCTCCGCAGCGAATTCGGAGCGAAAGTCCGGGAAGGTTCCGCTCTGGGCATCAAGCCCATGTCGGCCTTCTGCTCCAAGCGCCTTGTCCGCAGCGCCATCCGGTACGCCATCGATCACAAGCTTCCCAGCGTCACCCTTGTACACAAGGGCAACATCATGAAATTCACGGAAGGCGGCTTCCGTGCCTGGGGTTATGAGGTGGCCAGGGAGGAATTCGGCGACATCACCATTCCTGAAAAGGAAGCCACTCCCGAAAACAGCAGGGGAAAGATCATCATCAAGGACCGCATCGCCGATGCCATGTTCCAGGAAGCCCTGCTCCACCCCGACCAGTACAGCGTTCTTGCGCTGCCCAACCTGAACGGCGACTACATTTCCGATGCCCTCGCCGCGCAGGTCGGCGGACTGGGGATGGCTCCCGGCGTCAACATGTCCGACAGGCTGGCACTCTTTGAGGCCACCCACGGCACGGCTCCTACCGCGGCAGGCAAGGATATCGCCAACCCCGGAAGTCTTCTGCTTTCCGGCGCTCTCATGCTGGAACATATGGGCTTTGCCGAAGCGGCCGACAAGGTGCGTTCCGCCATCCTCGCGGCCATCGCCTCCAAAACCGTAACCCCCGACCTCGCCGCCGAAATGCCCGGCGCTCAGGCCGTATCCTGCTCGAAATTCGGTGAAATTCTTCTGAAAAACATCCACTGA